One stretch of Lacrimispora sphenoides DNA includes these proteins:
- the tsaD gene encoding tRNA (adenosine(37)-N6)-threonylcarbamoyltransferase complex transferase subunit TsaD has product MKKNHTEEDVYILAIESSCDETAAAVVKNGREILSNVISSQIALHTLYGGVVPEIASRKHIEKINQVVEAALLEAGLSLADMDAIGVTYGPGLVGALLVGVAEAKAIAYAAGKPLVGVHHIEGHVSANFIEHPDLEPPFLCLIVSGGHTHLVIVKDYGEFEILGRTRDDAAGEAFDKVARAVGLGYPGGPKIDHAAKEGNPHAIKFPRAKVEGNIYDFSFSGLKSAVLNYINHACMLGEEINVADLAASFQNAVVDVLVSHTVDAAKEYGFKKIAIAGGVASNSALRKEMGHACEKAGIAFYYPSPIYCTDNAAMIGTAAYYEYINGARAGWDLNAVPNLKLGER; this is encoded by the coding sequence ATGAAAAAGAATCATACAGAGGAAGATGTCTATATACTTGCGATTGAAAGTTCCTGTGACGAGACTGCGGCTGCCGTAGTAAAGAACGGAAGAGAGATTCTTTCCAATGTGATCTCCTCTCAGATCGCCCTGCATACATTATACGGGGGCGTTGTACCGGAAATCGCATCCAGAAAGCATATTGAAAAGATAAATCAGGTCGTAGAAGCAGCCCTTCTGGAGGCAGGACTGAGTCTGGCTGATATGGACGCCATTGGCGTAACGTATGGTCCAGGCCTGGTGGGAGCACTCCTTGTAGGCGTTGCAGAGGCTAAAGCCATTGCCTATGCAGCAGGTAAGCCGTTAGTGGGTGTCCATCATATAGAAGGACATGTATCAGCTAACTTTATTGAGCATCCGGATCTGGAGCCGCCTTTTTTATGTTTGATCGTATCCGGCGGCCACACCCATCTTGTTATTGTAAAGGATTACGGTGAATTTGAAATTCTTGGCCGTACCAGGGATGATGCGGCAGGAGAGGCATTTGATAAGGTAGCAAGAGCAGTGGGCCTTGGGTACCCGGGAGGCCCGAAGATTGATCATGCGGCAAAGGAAGGAAATCCCCATGCCATCAAGTTCCCTCGGGCAAAGGTGGAAGGAAACATTTACGATTTCAGCTTCAGCGGCCTAAAGTCAGCGGTATTAAACTATATCAATCATGCGTGCATGTTGGGAGAGGAAATTAATGTCGCTGATTTAGCAGCTTCCTTCCAAAATGCGGTTGTGGATGTGCTGGTGAGCCATACGGTGGATGCGGCAAAGGAATATGGATTTAAAAAGATTGCCATAGCCGGCGGAGTGGCTTCCAATTCTGCCCTGCGCAAAGAGATGGGCCATGCATGTGAAAAAGCCGGCATTGCCTTTTACTATCCGTCACCCATTTACTGCACGGATAACGCAGCCATGATCGGTACAGCGGCTTATTACGAGTATATTAATGGAGCGAGAGCCGGTTGGGATTTAAATGCAGTTCCCAATTTAAAACTGGGTGAAAGGTGA
- the tsaB gene encoding tRNA (adenosine(37)-N6)-threonylcarbamoyltransferase complex dimerization subunit type 1 TsaB: protein MRILGIESSSLVASVAVVEDEVLTAEYTVNFKRTHSQTLLPMLDEIVKMVELDLETIDAIAVSGGPGSFTGLRIGSATGKGLGLALNKPLVSVPTVDAMAYNLYGSAYRVCPIMDARRNQVYTGIYDNQNGFSVMKEQCAMDILELVDELNAAGQKVIFLGDGVPVYKKQIQEKITVPFLFAPAHLNRQRAAAVAALGGLYYEEGKTLTAAEHSPDYLRKPQAEREREANFS, encoded by the coding sequence ATGAGGATACTTGGAATTGAAAGCTCGTCTTTGGTGGCTTCCGTTGCCGTGGTGGAGGACGAGGTACTGACTGCGGAATATACGGTAAATTTTAAGAGGACCCATTCCCAGACTCTTCTTCCCATGCTGGATGAAATTGTAAAGATGGTGGAACTGGATTTAGAAACCATTGATGCCATTGCGGTTTCCGGTGGACCAGGTTCTTTTACCGGACTGCGGATCGGCTCCGCTACAGGAAAGGGCCTTGGCCTGGCTTTGAATAAACCCCTGGTTTCCGTTCCTACCGTGGATGCCATGGCCTATAACTTATACGGCAGCGCCTATCGTGTCTGCCCCATCATGGATGCCAGAAGAAATCAGGTATATACCGGCATTTACGATAACCAGAACGGTTTTTCCGTGATGAAAGAACAATGCGCTATGGACATTTTGGAATTGGTTGATGAATTAAATGCAGCCGGACAGAAGGTGATCTTTTTAGGAGACGGAGTTCCTGTATACAAAAAGCAGATACAAGAAAAGATAACGGTTCCTTTCCTCTTTGCTCCGGCTCATTTGAATCGGCAGCGGGCAGCAGCGGTTGCGGCTTTAGGAGGCCTTTATTATGAAGAGGGGAAAACCCTTACGGCGGCGGAGCATTCCCCTGATTATTTAAGAAAGCCCCAGGCAGAACGGGAACGGGAGGCTAATTTTTCTTAA
- the ispD gene encoding 2-C-methyl-D-erythritol 4-phosphate cytidylyltransferase: MESRGRTAAVILAAGKGTRMGSQVHKQYLELFGKPLLYYALHAFENSSVDEIVLVTGPGESGYCREEIIEKYGFSKVTAVTEGGKERYHSVYEGLKAVNNCEYVLIHDGARPCVTVEIIEAASDAARMYRACVVGMPVKDTIKISDESEFAAMTPDRNSLWLIQTPQAFEYELVLQAYEKLMSSEQYQAGVTDDAMVVETMTQEKVKLIRGDYANIKITTPEDMEIAGVLMKRRYLEK, translated from the coding sequence ATGGAGAGCAGGGGGAGAACGGCAGCAGTCATATTGGCGGCAGGAAAAGGAACACGCATGGGAAGCCAGGTGCATAAGCAGTACCTTGAGCTCTTTGGGAAACCTCTGCTGTATTATGCGCTTCATGCCTTTGAAAACAGTTCAGTAGATGAGATCGTCCTGGTGACCGGTCCTGGAGAGTCCGGTTATTGCCGGGAGGAGATCATAGAGAAATATGGTTTCAGCAAGGTGACTGCGGTTACTGAAGGAGGAAAGGAACGGTATCATTCCGTATACGAAGGGCTTAAGGCAGTTAACAACTGTGAATATGTCCTGATCCACGACGGGGCCAGGCCCTGCGTGACGGTCGAGATCATAGAGGCAGCTTCCGATGCAGCCAGAATGTACAGGGCTTGTGTGGTTGGTATGCCTGTAAAGGATACCATTAAAATTTCTGACGAAAGTGAATTTGCAGCCATGACTCCTGACCGGAACAGTCTTTGGCTGATTCAGACTCCTCAGGCCTTTGAATATGAACTGGTACTTCAGGCATATGAAAAGCTTATGTCATCAGAACAGTATCAGGCTGGAGTAACGGATGATGCCATGGTGGTGGAAACCATGACTCAGGAAAAAGTGAAACTAATTCGGGGCGATTACGCCAACATAAAGATTACAACACCGGAGGATATGGAAATTGCCGGTGTTCTGATGAAAAGAAGATACCTGGAAAAATAA
- the rimI gene encoding ribosomal protein S18-alanine N-acetyltransferase: MVHEMSQSDVSGVAEIERLCFSDPWSLDTVKEGLESSLDTWLVLEEEGNILGYCVFRVIAGEGELLRIAVLSEYRGRGLSKKLMDRLVESSIKNGVKSLSLEVRESNKKARNLYRYYGFQEETIRKNYYLNPCENAIIMWNRRI; the protein is encoded by the coding sequence ATGGTTCATGAAATGAGTCAGTCAGATGTATCCGGTGTCGCTGAAATAGAACGGCTCTGCTTTTCGGATCCATGGTCCTTGGATACAGTCAAAGAAGGCTTAGAAAGCAGCCTTGATACCTGGCTGGTGCTGGAAGAAGAGGGAAACATATTAGGGTACTGCGTCTTCCGGGTCATAGCCGGGGAAGGAGAGCTGCTTCGGATTGCCGTTTTGTCAGAGTACAGGGGGAGGGGCCTATCAAAGAAACTTATGGACCGACTGGTGGAATCTTCCATTAAAAATGGAGTAAAATCCCTGTCTTTAGAGGTCCGGGAAAGCAATAAAAAAGCCAGAAACCTTTATAGATACTATGGTTTTCAAGAGGAAACTATCCGGAAAAATTATTACCTTAATCCCTGTGAAAATGCCATCATTATGTGGAACCGCCGGATATGA
- a CDS encoding helix-turn-helix domain-containing protein: MYIDFNFSKRLSELRAQKGVSARDMSLSLGQNPTYIHKIENGLALPSMMGFFYICEYLDIEPSEFFSHNISSPAKLKELMEDAQHLNREQLDHLHLIVKDLLKSGGKK, translated from the coding sequence ATGTATATAGATTTCAATTTTTCAAAACGCCTTTCAGAGCTCAGAGCTCAAAAGGGCGTGTCTGCACGTGATATGAGCCTGTCTCTCGGGCAGAATCCCACATATATCCATAAAATAGAAAATGGACTGGCTCTTCCGTCCATGATGGGTTTTTTCTATATATGTGAGTATCTGGACATTGAGCCATCCGAATTTTTCTCTCACAACATCAGCAGCCCTGCAAAACTAAAAGAACTAATGGAGGATGCACAGCATTTAAACCGTGAGCAGCTTGACCACCTTCATCTGATCGTAAAGGATCTTTTAAAATCAGGAGGAAAAAAATAA
- a CDS encoding ribonuclease Z yields MLDICLLGTGGMMPLPYRWLTAMMARCGGSDLLIDCGEGTQIALKEKGWSPKPIDIICFTHYHADHISGLPGLLLTMGNAERTEPLTLIGPKGLERVVGALRIIAPELPFELKFIELSENREQVKIGPYVIDAYRVNHNVVCYGYSISIPRTGRFDVDRANAAGIPQKFWSRLQKGETIEDGGRTLTPDMVLGSARRGLKVTYCTDTRPVPVIAEYAREADLFICEGMYGEEGKEAKAREYKHMTFYEAARLAKEARPKQMWLTHYSPSLTRPEEYLEKVREIFPRTKVAKDAWTLELEFDEE; encoded by the coding sequence ATGTTGGATATATGTTTGCTGGGAACCGGAGGAATGATGCCTCTGCCATACCGGTGGCTGACGGCCATGATGGCCAGATGCGGTGGCAGTGATCTTCTCATTGACTGCGGGGAAGGAACCCAGATTGCGTTAAAAGAAAAGGGCTGGAGCCCGAAACCCATTGACATCATTTGTTTTACCCATTATCACGCCGACCATATCAGTGGTCTTCCGGGGCTTCTCCTGACCATGGGCAATGCGGAAAGGACAGAGCCCCTGACTCTTATTGGGCCAAAGGGCTTAGAACGAGTAGTGGGAGCGCTGAGGATCATTGCGCCGGAACTGCCCTTTGAACTGAAATTCATCGAACTTTCTGAGAACCGGGAGCAGGTAAAGATCGGGCCCTATGTAATCGATGCTTACCGGGTGAACCATAATGTTGTCTGCTATGGCTATTCCATTTCCATTCCAAGGACAGGCCGGTTTGATGTGGACCGGGCCAATGCCGCCGGAATACCCCAGAAGTTCTGGAGCCGCCTGCAAAAAGGGGAAACCATTGAAGACGGCGGAAGAACCCTCACTCCTGATATGGTCTTAGGTTCTGCAAGACGGGGGCTTAAGGTAACCTATTGTACGGATACAAGGCCGGTTCCTGTAATTGCGGAATACGCAAGGGAGGCGGATCTTTTTATCTGCGAAGGTATGTACGGAGAGGAAGGGAAGGAAGCAAAAGCCAGAGAGTATAAGCATATGACCTTTTATGAGGCTGCCAGACTGGCAAAGGAAGCCAGGCCCAAACAGATGTGGCTGACTCATTACAGTCCTTCTCTTACCAGACCAGAAGAATACTTAGAAAAAGTCCGGGAGATTTTCCCTCGTACCAAAGTGGCAAAGGATGCCTGGACCCTGGAACTGGAATTTGATGAAGAGTGA